Proteins from a genomic interval of Anaerobaca lacustris:
- a CDS encoding CerR family C-terminal domain-containing protein, which translates to MKKKLRKDAQATRGRLLAAAAEVFAAKGYWEATHAEICERAGTNTASVNYHFGSKENLYVEAWQHSHDESMRAHPPDGGVSPEAAPEERLYGRILAFMHRITDPDNHEIEIVHKEMANPTGLLMGAMQRTIESERQCTLALVRELLGAKASERAVCLCEMSLMSQCFGPMLHLRHRKMPPGMPRPPAPLAELSVEQLADHIVQFTLAGIRGIRENLKNAKASGTRRQPRKTASRRE; encoded by the coding sequence ATGAAGAAGAAACTGAGAAAGGACGCGCAGGCGACGCGGGGGCGGCTGTTGGCGGCGGCGGCCGAGGTGTTCGCCGCGAAGGGGTACTGGGAGGCGACGCACGCGGAGATCTGCGAGCGCGCCGGCACCAATACGGCGTCGGTGAACTACCACTTCGGCAGCAAGGAGAACCTGTACGTTGAGGCGTGGCAGCATTCGCACGACGAATCGATGCGGGCCCATCCGCCGGACGGCGGCGTGTCGCCCGAGGCGGCGCCCGAAGAGAGACTGTACGGCCGGATTCTGGCGTTCATGCACCGAATCACCGATCCGGACAACCACGAGATCGAGATCGTTCACAAGGAGATGGCGAACCCCACGGGGCTCCTGATGGGCGCGATGCAACGCACCATAGAGTCGGAGCGTCAGTGCACGCTGGCCCTCGTCCGGGAGTTGCTGGGCGCCAAGGCGAGCGAGCGGGCGGTGTGTCTTTGTGAGATGAGCTTGATGAGCCAGTGTTTCGGCCCGATGCTGCACCTGCGGCACCGCAAGATGCCGCCCGGTATGCCGCGTCCACCTGCGCCGCTGGCCGAATTGAGCGTCGAGCAACTGGCCGATCACATCGTGCAATTCACCCTGGCGGGGATCCGGGGGATTCGCGAGAACCTCAAGAACGCCAAAGCGAGTGGCACGAGGCGACAACCGCGCAAGACCGCCTCCAGACGGGAGTAA
- a CDS encoding PAC2 family protein — MADDRLRIYDSPTFSNPRLVVGFSGWMDGGDVSTGTIRILAEKLGARRFAEIQPEGFYIYNFPGAMELTALFRPHCRIHGGLVRAFDLPENAFFAAPDSDVILFLGKEPNLAWHDYADCLFGLCDRFGVKTVYFVGSVSSLVPHTRDPHLFCSVSSESLKPVLAAYGIRFSDYEGPASIVTYLTTLAQRRDVQMVSLVATVPAYVQGGNPKCIDAMVRRVAGLLSLELHLDDLRTAADDFERRLTEVVNEQPELAETVTRLEQDYDNEIFDSQMTDLKQWLHQKGVRLD, encoded by the coding sequence ATGGCGGATGACAGACTGCGCATCTACGACAGTCCGACGTTTTCGAATCCTCGGCTGGTCGTCGGGTTCTCCGGGTGGATGGACGGGGGCGACGTCTCGACGGGGACGATCCGCATCCTGGCCGAGAAGCTGGGGGCCCGGCGGTTCGCGGAGATCCAGCCGGAAGGGTTCTACATCTACAACTTCCCCGGCGCGATGGAGCTGACCGCGCTGTTCCGGCCGCACTGCCGGATTCACGGCGGGCTCGTGCGGGCGTTCGATCTGCCGGAGAACGCGTTCTTCGCCGCGCCGGACAGCGACGTGATCCTCTTTCTGGGCAAGGAGCCGAACCTGGCGTGGCACGACTATGCCGACTGCCTCTTCGGGCTCTGTGACAGGTTCGGCGTCAAGACGGTCTATTTCGTTGGCAGCGTCTCGAGTCTGGTGCCGCACACGCGCGACCCGCATCTATTCTGCTCGGTGAGCAGCGAGTCCCTCAAGCCGGTGCTTGCCGCGTACGGCATCCGGTTCAGCGACTACGAGGGGCCGGCCAGCATCGTCACGTATCTGACGACCCTGGCCCAGCGGCGCGATGTCCAGATGGTCAGCCTCGTGGCGACGGTGCCCGCGTACGTGCAGGGGGGCAATCCGAAGTGCATCGATGCGATGGTGCGGCGGGTGGCGGGCCTGTTGAGCCTCGAGCTGCACCTGGACGACTTGCGGACCGCGGCCGATGACTTCGAACGCCGGCTCACCGAGGTGGTCAACGAGCAGCCCGAGCTGGCCGAGACGGTCACCAGGCTCGAACAGGACTACGACAACGAGATCTTCGACAGCCAGATGACCGACCTGAAACAGTGGCTCCACCAGAAGGGCGTCCGCCTCGATTGA
- a CDS encoding antitoxin, translated as MKLTKEERDILRSVEKGEWRGVPRQAQEVGRYQDAARATIRKDKRVNIRMSEKDLAQFQKKAMQEGLPYQTLISSVLHKYITRRLNEKAG; from the coding sequence GTGAAACTGACGAAAGAAGAAAGAGACATCCTCCGGTCGGTCGAGAAGGGCGAATGGCGCGGCGTGCCGCGTCAGGCCCAGGAAGTCGGGCGATACCAGGATGCGGCCCGCGCCACGATCCGCAAGGACAAGCGCGTCAACATCCGCATGTCGGAGAAGGACCTCGCGCAATTCCAGAAGAAGGCGATGCAGGAGGGGCTGCCCTATCAGACCCTCATCTCCAGCGTCCTGCACAAATACATCACCCGCCGCCTGAACGAGAAAGCAGGATAG
- the ilvC gene encoding ketol-acid reductoisomerase, with product MAATIYYEEQAPIAPLAGKKVAVIGYGSQGHAHSQNLRDSGVEVAIAELEGTDNFRLAVEHGFTPGDIKTAMDGAALIIVTLPDEVQAKVYEGQIAPNLKAGQTLGFCHGFNIHFKYIVPPKDVNVVMIAPKGPGHLVRSEYEKGGGVPCLVAVEQDATGDAKAIALAWANGIGGARAGILETTYKEETETDLFGEQVVLCGGLSALIKAGFETLVAAGYQPEIAYFECVHEVKLIVDLIYQGGLSYMRYSISNTAEYGDLSRGPRIVTDETRAEMKKILGEITSGAFAREWVSEYQGGLKNFNALYAKDHDSQVEVVGRKLRKMMKWVNAKEV from the coding sequence ATGGCAGCAACGATTTACTACGAGGAGCAAGCCCCGATCGCACCGCTGGCGGGCAAGAAAGTCGCGGTCATCGGTTACGGCAGTCAGGGCCACGCCCACAGCCAGAACCTCCGCGACAGCGGCGTCGAGGTGGCGATCGCCGAGCTGGAGGGGACGGACAACTTCAGGCTGGCGGTCGAGCACGGCTTTACGCCGGGCGATATCAAGACCGCGATGGACGGGGCGGCCCTGATCATCGTGACGCTGCCGGACGAGGTGCAGGCGAAGGTCTACGAGGGGCAGATCGCACCGAACCTCAAGGCCGGCCAGACGCTCGGGTTCTGCCACGGGTTCAACATCCACTTCAAGTACATCGTGCCGCCGAAGGACGTCAACGTCGTCATGATCGCGCCGAAGGGCCCCGGGCATCTGGTCCGCAGCGAGTACGAGAAGGGCGGCGGCGTGCCGTGTCTGGTCGCGGTCGAGCAGGACGCCACCGGCGACGCCAAGGCGATCGCGCTGGCCTGGGCCAACGGAATCGGCGGCGCCCGCGCGGGCATCCTCGAGACGACCTACAAGGAAGAGACCGAGACCGACCTGTTCGGCGAGCAGGTCGTCCTCTGCGGCGGCCTCTCGGCTCTGATCAAGGCGGGCTTCGAGACGCTCGTCGCCGCCGGCTACCAGCCCGAGATCGCTTACTTTGAGTGTGTCCACGAGGTGAAACTTATTGTGGATCTGATTTATCAAGGTGGGCTGAGCTATATGCGATATAGTATTTCGAATACTGCAGAATACGGCGACCTGAGTCGCGGGCCGCGGATCGTCACCGACGAGACCCGTGCCGAGATGAAGAAGATCCTCGGCGAGATCACCAGCGGCGCCTTCGCCCGGGAGTGGGTGAGCGAATACCAGGGCGGGCTGAAGAATTTCAACGCGTTGTACGCCAAAGACCACGACAGCCAGGTGGAGGTCGTCGGCCGCAAGCTGCGGAAGATGATGAAATGGGTCAACGCCAAAGAGGTGTAG
- a CDS encoding HNH endonuclease translates to MAKRSCYDCVYVWVDPERWLRDLWAGRTLVPMCANHPDWPGELHDVPGVPCCHFRPRHVEPEGDVKRIPMGDGRYALVDAADYEWLSQYQWHLCGGGYAARCEKNKRILMHREIMNPPKGMVVDHIDANRANNCRANLRVCTPGENQRNQRKQRGSASQYKGVGYLKNCKRCHAKLVFKGETVWLGHFDSEPEAARAYDRKAVELFGEFARLNFPEEWPEERRAQVRAEAKAAGRSEEPKSRRKRTKAKKTTSPKKERVMAGKTGEKKATRRR, encoded by the coding sequence GTGGCGAAGCGGAGTTGTTACGACTGCGTGTATGTGTGGGTCGATCCGGAGCGGTGGCTGCGGGATTTGTGGGCGGGCCGGACGCTGGTGCCGATGTGTGCGAACCATCCGGACTGGCCGGGGGAGCTGCACGATGTTCCGGGCGTGCCCTGCTGCCACTTCCGGCCCAGGCACGTCGAGCCGGAAGGCGATGTGAAGCGGATTCCGATGGGCGACGGGCGGTATGCGCTGGTCGATGCGGCCGACTACGAATGGCTGAGCCAGTACCAGTGGCATCTGTGCGGAGGCGGGTACGCGGCGCGGTGCGAGAAGAACAAGCGGATTCTCATGCACCGGGAGATCATGAATCCGCCCAAGGGCATGGTGGTGGACCACATCGACGCGAATCGCGCGAACAACTGCCGGGCCAATCTGCGGGTCTGCACGCCGGGAGAGAACCAGCGCAACCAACGCAAGCAGCGGGGGTCGGCCTCCCAATACAAAGGCGTCGGCTATCTGAAGAACTGCAAACGCTGCCATGCAAAGCTTGTCTTCAAGGGCGAGACGGTCTGGCTGGGGCACTTTGACAGCGAACCCGAGGCAGCGAGGGCGTACGATCGCAAGGCGGTCGAGCTGTTCGGGGAATTCGCCCGCCTGAACTTCCCGGAAGAATGGCCGGAGGAGCGGCGAGCGCAGGTCCGCGCCGAGGCAAAGGCGGCGGGACGCAGTGAAGAGCCGAAGAGCAGACGCAAGAGGACAAAGGCGAAGAAGACAACGAGCCCGAAGAAAGAACGCGTCATGGCCGGTAAGACGGGCGAGAAGAAGGCCACCCGCCGGCGGTGA
- a CDS encoding nucleotidyltransferase family protein — MISAFCTRHHIRRLALFGSVLRDDFRADSDLDVLVEFEPGHTPGWAFFGMQEELSELLGRKVDLNTPGFLSRYFRDEVLKEAVVAYER; from the coding sequence ATGATTTCTGCGTTTTGCACTCGTCACCACATCCGACGGCTGGCCCTGTTCGGGTCGGTGTTGCGCGACGACTTCCGGGCGGACAGCGATCTGGATGTACTCGTCGAATTCGAGCCGGGGCACACGCCGGGGTGGGCCTTCTTCGGCATGCAGGAAGAACTGTCCGAACTGCTGGGACGCAAAGTCGATCTCAACACCCCCGGTTTCCTCAGCCGTTATTTCCGCGACGAAGTTCTCAAGGAGGCGGTCGTTGCCTATGAACGCTGA